A DNA window from Megalobrama amblycephala isolate DHTTF-2021 linkage group LG11, ASM1881202v1, whole genome shotgun sequence contains the following coding sequences:
- the fzd3a gene encoding frizzled-3a isoform X2 yields the protein MDLLWVLYSMLTVCMAINLEATGSHSMFTCEPITLRMCQGLSYNTTFMPNLLNHYDQQTAALAMEPFHPMVNLECSTEIRPFLCALYAPVCTEYGRVTLPCRHLCQRAKSDCYKLMDMFGVSWPDEMECSRFPECDESYPRAIDLLPSSDGTEESPSSVQRDYGFWCPRELKIEPDLGYSFMGVRDCSPPCPNMYFRKDELIFARYFIGVISIVCLSATLFTFLTFLIDVGRFRYPERPIIFYAVCYMMVSLVFFLGFLLEERVSCNAASPGRFRAATVTQGSHNKACTLLFMTLYFFTMAGSVWWVILTITWFLAAVPKWGSEAIEKKALLFHAVAWGVPGALTITLMAMNKIEGDSMSGVCFVGLYDLMALRWFLLVPLALDVVVGVVLLLAGIAALNRVRMEIPLEKENQDKLVKFMIRIGVFSILYLVPLLTVIGCYLYEQSHRSVWETTWVQERCREYHIPCPFKVEKTSRPDIALFLIKYLMMLVVGIPSVFWVGSKKTCFEWASFFNGQRKKDAVHESRQVLQEPDFTQLLLRDPNTPVVRKSRGTSTQGTSTHASSTHLAMLDEPPSASTSRASSVRSKSSSFHGSLHRSRDGRYTACSYRGVEERLPHGSTLRLNDPLQHCGVNRLDSHSRHGSLQRLESQSRHSSVRDLSITAQAIQSSPGNGIHRVVEEDATKA from the exons ATGGATCTCCTTTGGGTTCTATACTCCATGCTGACTGTATGTATGGCCATCAATTTGGAAGCTACTGGGAGCCATAGCATGTTTACCTGTGAGCCTATCACATTAAGGATGTGCCAGGGCCTCTCCTACAATACCACCTTCATGCCCAACCTTCTAAATCACTATGACCAGCAGACCGCTGCTCTCGCCATGGAG CCCTTTCATCCTATGGTGAACTTGGAGTGCTCTACTGAAATACGCCCTTTCCTGTGTGCCCTTTACGCACCCGTGTGCACAGAGTACGGCCGTGTGACCCTGCCATGTCGGCACCTGTGCCAGCGTGCCAAGAGCGATTGCTACAAGCTCATGGACATGTTTGGGGTCAGCTGGCCAGATGAGATGGAGTGTAGCAG GTTTCCAGAATGTGACGAGTCTTACCCCCGAGCGATAGACCTGCTCCCGAGCAGTGACGGCACGGAGGAATCTCCCTCGTCGGTTCAGCGGGACTATGGCTTCTGGTGCCCACGAGAGCTGAAGATCGAGCCTGACTTGGGCTACTCGTTTATGGGCGTCCGCGACTGCTCACCTCCCTGCCCGAACATGTACTTCCGCAAAGATGAGCTCATCTTCGCCCGCTATTTTATCGGCGTCATTTCCATTGTCTGCCTGTCGGCGACACTCTTCACCTTCCTGACCTTTCTAATTGACGTCGGGCGCTTCCGCTACCCTGAACGACCCATCATCTTCTACGCGGTCTGCTACATGATGGTGTCCCTGGTCTTCTTTCTGGGCTTCCTGCTGGAGGAGCGCGTGTCGTGCAACGCAGCGAGCCCGGGTCGTTTCCGCGCCGCCACCGTCACCCAGGGCTCCCACAACAAGGCCTGTACGCTGCTCTTTATGACACTCTACTTCTTTACCATGGCAGGAAGCGTTTGGTGGGTCATTCTCACCATCACCTGGTTCCTGGCAGCTGTTCCCAAATGGGGAAGTGAGGCTATCGAGAAGAAGGCTTTGCTGTTCCATGCAGTGGCTTGGGGCGTCCCGGGGGCCCTCACCATCACCCTCATGGCCATGAACAAAATCGAGGGTGACAGCATGAGCGGCGTGTGTTTTGTGGGGCTCTACGACCTCATGGCCTTGCGCTGGTTCCTCTTGGTGCCTCTCGCACTGGACGTGGTCGTAGGTGTGGTGCTGCTGTTAGCCGGTATCGCTGCGCTAAATAGGGTCCGAATGGAAATTCCCCTAGAGAAGGAGAACCAGGACAAACTGGTGAAGTTCATGATCCGAATCGGTGTGTTTTCCATCTTGTATCTTGTGCCACTCCTGACAGTCATTGGATGCTATCTGTACGAGCAGAGCCACAGATCAGTGTGGGAGACCACCTGGGTACAGGAGCGCTGCAGAGAGTACCACATCCCCTGCCCCTTTAAG GTGGAAAAGACAAGCAGGCCAGATATCGCCTTGTTCCTCATCAAGTACCTGATGATGCTGGTGGTGGGCATCCCGTCAGTGTTTTGGGTCGGCAGTAAAAAGACCTGCTTCGAGTGGGCCAGTTTCTTCAACGGGCAACGCAAAAAAGA TGCAGTGCACGAGAGCAGGCAGGTGCTGCAGGAGCCCGACTTCACCCAGCTCCTCCTCAGGGACCCCAACACCCCAGTGGTGAGGAAGTCTAGAGGCACTTCAACGCAGGGCACCTCCACTCACGCCTCCTCCACGCACCTCGCCATGTTGGACGAGCCCCCCAGCGCCAGCACCAGCCGCGCCAGCAGCGTGCGCAGCAAATCGAGCAGCTTCCACGGCAGCCTGCACCGCTCCCGAGATGGAAG ATACACAGCTTGCAGTTATCGTGGTGTCGAGGAACGTCTCCCTCACGGGAGCACCCTGCGCCTTAATGATCCGCTCCAGCACTGCGGCGTCAACCGCCTCGACAGCCATTCGCGGCACGGCAGCCTGCAGCGTCTGGAGAGCCAATCGCGGCACAGCAGCGTGCGGGACCTCAGCATCACAGCGCAGGCCATTCAGAGCAGCCCTGGCAACGGCATTCACCGCGTCGTAGAGGAGGACGCGACCAAGGCGTGA
- the fzd3a gene encoding frizzled-3a isoform X1, protein MDLLWVLYSMLTVCMAINLEATGSHSMFTCEPITLRMCQGLSYNTTFMPNLLNHYDQQTAALAMEPFHPMVNLECSTEIRPFLCALYAPVCTEYGRVTLPCRHLCQRAKSDCYKLMDMFGVSWPDEMECSRFPECDESYPRAIDLLPSSDGTEESPSSVQRDYGFWCPRELKIEPDLGYSFMGVRDCSPPCPNMYFRKDELIFARYFIGVISIVCLSATLFTFLTFLIDVGRFRYPERPIIFYAVCYMMVSLVFFLGFLLEERVSCNAASPGRFRAATVTQGSHNKACTLLFMTLYFFTMAGSVWWVILTITWFLAAVPKWGSEAIEKKALLFHAVAWGVPGALTITLMAMNKIEGDSMSGVCFVGLYDLMALRWFLLVPLALDVVVGVVLLLAGIAALNRVRMEIPLEKENQDKLVKFMIRIGVFSILYLVPLLTVIGCYLYEQSHRSVWETTWVQERCREYHIPCPFKVEKTSRPDIALFLIKYLMMLVVGIPSVFWVGSKKTCFEWASFFNGQRKKDSAVHESRQVLQEPDFTQLLLRDPNTPVVRKSRGTSTQGTSTHASSTHLAMLDEPPSASTSRASSVRSKSSSFHGSLHRSRDGRYTACSYRGVEERLPHGSTLRLNDPLQHCGVNRLDSHSRHGSLQRLESQSRHSSVRDLSITAQAIQSSPGNGIHRVVEEDATKA, encoded by the exons ATGGATCTCCTTTGGGTTCTATACTCCATGCTGACTGTATGTATGGCCATCAATTTGGAAGCTACTGGGAGCCATAGCATGTTTACCTGTGAGCCTATCACATTAAGGATGTGCCAGGGCCTCTCCTACAATACCACCTTCATGCCCAACCTTCTAAATCACTATGACCAGCAGACCGCTGCTCTCGCCATGGAG CCCTTTCATCCTATGGTGAACTTGGAGTGCTCTACTGAAATACGCCCTTTCCTGTGTGCCCTTTACGCACCCGTGTGCACAGAGTACGGCCGTGTGACCCTGCCATGTCGGCACCTGTGCCAGCGTGCCAAGAGCGATTGCTACAAGCTCATGGACATGTTTGGGGTCAGCTGGCCAGATGAGATGGAGTGTAGCAG GTTTCCAGAATGTGACGAGTCTTACCCCCGAGCGATAGACCTGCTCCCGAGCAGTGACGGCACGGAGGAATCTCCCTCGTCGGTTCAGCGGGACTATGGCTTCTGGTGCCCACGAGAGCTGAAGATCGAGCCTGACTTGGGCTACTCGTTTATGGGCGTCCGCGACTGCTCACCTCCCTGCCCGAACATGTACTTCCGCAAAGATGAGCTCATCTTCGCCCGCTATTTTATCGGCGTCATTTCCATTGTCTGCCTGTCGGCGACACTCTTCACCTTCCTGACCTTTCTAATTGACGTCGGGCGCTTCCGCTACCCTGAACGACCCATCATCTTCTACGCGGTCTGCTACATGATGGTGTCCCTGGTCTTCTTTCTGGGCTTCCTGCTGGAGGAGCGCGTGTCGTGCAACGCAGCGAGCCCGGGTCGTTTCCGCGCCGCCACCGTCACCCAGGGCTCCCACAACAAGGCCTGTACGCTGCTCTTTATGACACTCTACTTCTTTACCATGGCAGGAAGCGTTTGGTGGGTCATTCTCACCATCACCTGGTTCCTGGCAGCTGTTCCCAAATGGGGAAGTGAGGCTATCGAGAAGAAGGCTTTGCTGTTCCATGCAGTGGCTTGGGGCGTCCCGGGGGCCCTCACCATCACCCTCATGGCCATGAACAAAATCGAGGGTGACAGCATGAGCGGCGTGTGTTTTGTGGGGCTCTACGACCTCATGGCCTTGCGCTGGTTCCTCTTGGTGCCTCTCGCACTGGACGTGGTCGTAGGTGTGGTGCTGCTGTTAGCCGGTATCGCTGCGCTAAATAGGGTCCGAATGGAAATTCCCCTAGAGAAGGAGAACCAGGACAAACTGGTGAAGTTCATGATCCGAATCGGTGTGTTTTCCATCTTGTATCTTGTGCCACTCCTGACAGTCATTGGATGCTATCTGTACGAGCAGAGCCACAGATCAGTGTGGGAGACCACCTGGGTACAGGAGCGCTGCAGAGAGTACCACATCCCCTGCCCCTTTAAG GTGGAAAAGACAAGCAGGCCAGATATCGCCTTGTTCCTCATCAAGTACCTGATGATGCTGGTGGTGGGCATCCCGTCAGTGTTTTGGGTCGGCAGTAAAAAGACCTGCTTCGAGTGGGCCAGTTTCTTCAACGGGCAACGCAAAAAAGA CAGTGCAGTGCACGAGAGCAGGCAGGTGCTGCAGGAGCCCGACTTCACCCAGCTCCTCCTCAGGGACCCCAACACCCCAGTGGTGAGGAAGTCTAGAGGCACTTCAACGCAGGGCACCTCCACTCACGCCTCCTCCACGCACCTCGCCATGTTGGACGAGCCCCCCAGCGCCAGCACCAGCCGCGCCAGCAGCGTGCGCAGCAAATCGAGCAGCTTCCACGGCAGCCTGCACCGCTCCCGAGATGGAAG ATACACAGCTTGCAGTTATCGTGGTGTCGAGGAACGTCTCCCTCACGGGAGCACCCTGCGCCTTAATGATCCGCTCCAGCACTGCGGCGTCAACCGCCTCGACAGCCATTCGCGGCACGGCAGCCTGCAGCGTCTGGAGAGCCAATCGCGGCACAGCAGCGTGCGGGACCTCAGCATCACAGCGCAGGCCATTCAGAGCAGCCCTGGCAACGGCATTCACCGCGTCGTAGAGGAGGACGCGACCAAGGCGTGA
- the fbxo16 gene encoding F-box only protein 16, translating into MPQAPRTKMQTKLSSWTPLNHQLSNANVFEERRNLLGKWFEKWTDSQRKQVLQDFFSRCSVNQLKHFRQTLSSWVPEEALDFTRVLPRVISLYIFSFLDPRSLCRCAQVSWHWKNLVELDQLWMPKCLKLGWCISFAPTPFEQGVWKRHYIETVQELHISRPKMPVKEDFTIPEVKVIGSEIVGSHPVTGHREFKSDLSSLHGKSKDGNGLVKSAKGLPPWRDSDRHPTDIIRFNYLDNLDPVEHARITLIKGKSASSNTTTQEKTTKAPSHSTYKLRKAKSLMFLSLDLSATGKQNHNRPQWAAHNLQAHPTNKDSIKRLSQTSQWNAGIRPGPVRPPVPRLSKEGLRASQRSHRSTPTVSLFDGQP; encoded by the exons ATGCCTCAAGCCCCCAGAACAAAAATGCAGACCAAACTGAGCTCCTGGACACCTCTAAATCATCAGCTCTCCAATGCTAAT GTTTTTGAAGAGAGAAGAAATCTGCTTGGAAAGTGG TTTGAGAAGTGGACAGACAGCCAGAGGAAACAGGTGCTACAAGATTTTTTCTCCAGATGTTCTGTGAACCAGCTGAAACATTTTAGACAGACTCTGAGCAGCTGGGTACCAGAGGAAGCCCTTGACTTCACTAGAGTCCTTCCCAGGGTCATATCCCTCTATATATTTTCATTCCTAGACCCCCGAAGCCTCTGTAGATGTGCTCAG GTGAGCTGGCATTGGAAAAACTTGGTGGAGCTTGACCAACTGTGGATGCCTAAATGTCTGAAACTAGGCTGGTGCATAAGCTTTGCTCCAACACCATTTGAACAAGGTGTATGGAAGAGGCATTACATAGAGACAGTGCAGGAGCTTCATATTAGCAGGCCCAAG ATGCCTGTGAAGGAAGACTTTACTATCCCTGAGGTGAAAGTAATTGGCAGCGAGATCGTGGGGTCACATCCTGTGACCGGCCACAGGGAGTTCAAGTCTGACCTATCGAGTCTGCATGGGAAAAGTAAAGATGGGAATGGCTTGGTGAAATCAGCCAAAGGTCTTCCTCCGTGGAGAGACTCAGACAGACATCCCACCGACATAATACGCTTTAACTACTTGGATAACCTTGACCCAGTTGAGCATGCAAGAATAAC GCTCATAAAGGGAAAAAGTGCTTCTTCCAATACAACAACACAAGAAAAAACAACGAAAGCACCATCTCACTCAACATACAAGCTGCGCAAGGCTAAATCTTTG ATGTTTTTATCCTTGGATCTCAGTGCAACAGGAAAGCAAAACCATAATAGGCCGCAATGGGCAGCACACAATTTACAAGCACATCCGACTAACAAGGACTCCATAAAGAGACTTTCCCAGACCTCCCAGTGGAATGCAGGGATACGTCCTGGTCCTGTAAGGCCTCCAGTGCCCAGACTGAGTAAGGAAGGGCTCCGTGCATCACAGAGATCCCATAGAAGCACACCAA CTGTGTCTCTTTTTGATGGACAGCCATGA